Proteins from a single region of Desulfolutivibrio sulfoxidireducens:
- a CDS encoding sigma-54 interaction domain-containing protein, whose protein sequence is MTLLSSLPPGLVHKLAHFSSLVSQGDYGSAVTMLGECKRLFEANQPGCRNEFLVLFEKLELMVLGVLQREKLLGETVERLDASHTELKALEQRLKRENTVLKQQLRRRFSVGKVIGSSPKMANILRLAQRVAETTVNVLITGETGTGKEMVAKVVHYSGQRRHGPFMAVNCTAVPDTLFESEFFGIEKGVATGVEKRRGLIEGSRGGTLFLDEIGDMSMASQSKILRVLELGEVTPVGARETVPVDIRLVCATNRDLARDIEDGRFRRDLYYRVKVVHLDLPPLRERKDDILLLAESFLTTFAHDMARGRMAFSRAAREALREYHWPGNIRELENEVERAVALAYSSKIYLDDLSEEIRGRTSPVRGPDPGLGAEPTPPSGRLKRLERDAILACLAECGGNRTRAARMLGISRESLRRKLKGNGADASAQKDEAPS, encoded by the coding sequence ATGACCCTTTTAAGTTCCCTGCCTCCCGGCCTGGTCCACAAACTGGCGCACTTTTCCTCCCTGGTCAGCCAGGGCGACTATGGAAGTGCCGTGACCATGCTCGGGGAGTGCAAGCGCCTCTTCGAGGCCAACCAGCCCGGCTGCCGCAACGAATTCCTGGTCCTGTTCGAAAAGCTCGAACTCATGGTCCTGGGCGTTCTGCAGCGCGAAAAGCTGCTCGGCGAGACCGTGGAGCGCCTGGACGCCTCCCACACCGAACTGAAGGCCCTGGAACAGCGGCTCAAAAGGGAGAACACGGTCCTCAAGCAGCAGTTGCGCCGCCGCTTCTCCGTGGGCAAGGTCATCGGCTCAAGCCCCAAGATGGCCAACATCCTGCGCCTGGCCCAACGCGTGGCCGAGACCACGGTCAACGTGCTGATCACCGGCGAGACCGGCACGGGCAAGGAGATGGTGGCCAAGGTGGTCCATTATTCCGGCCAGCGCCGGCACGGACCGTTCATGGCCGTCAACTGCACGGCCGTGCCGGACACCCTGTTCGAGAGCGAGTTTTTCGGCATCGAAAAAGGCGTGGCCACGGGGGTGGAGAAACGTCGGGGGCTTATCGAGGGCTCGAGAGGCGGCACGCTTTTTCTCGACGAGATCGGGGACATGAGCATGGCCAGCCAGTCCAAGATCCTGCGCGTGCTGGAGCTTGGCGAGGTGACCCCGGTCGGGGCGCGCGAGACCGTGCCCGTGGACATCCGCCTGGTGTGCGCCACCAACCGCGACCTGGCCAGGGACATCGAGGACGGCCGCTTCCGCCGCGACCTCTACTACCGGGTCAAGGTCGTGCATCTGGACCTGCCGCCGCTTCGGGAGCGCAAGGACGACATCCTGCTTCTGGCCGAAAGCTTCCTGACCACCTTCGCCCACGACATGGCCCGGGGCCGGATGGCCTTTTCCCGGGCCGCCCGGGAGGCCCTTCGGGAATATCACTGGCCGGGCAACATCCGGGAACTGGAAAACGAGGTGGAGCGCGCCGTGGCCCTGGCCTATTCGAGCAAGATCTATCTCGACGACCTCTCCGAGGAGATTCGCGGCCGGACCTCACCGGTTCGCGGCCCGGACCCGGGCCTGGGCGCGGAACCCACGCCGCCCTCCGGCCGGCTCAAACGCCTGGAACGCGACGCCATCCTGGCCTGCCTGGCCGAATGCGGCGGCAACCGCACCAGGGCGGCCAGGATGCTGGGCATCAGCCGGGAGAGCCTGCGCCGCAAGCTCAAGGGAAACGGGGCCGACGCGTCTGCCCAAAAAGACGAAGCGCCGTCGTGA
- a CDS encoding glycosyltransferase: protein MSPSRPLRICLVDGPLGPHLTRLGHEVLELRPAQGVHDIAALLARHAFVPDILLHTEQLGRRVILRGVENLPCQTALWSVDTHVNAHWQVRYGELFDAVFTTQRDMASLFSRNGAPAAFWLPWFGVKRPFAPFARRGLDVGFVGRLGPGRPVRGHFVELLRSRCAARIESELPAQRMLELYADTRLAPNEALWGEINFRLFETVSAGCLCLTPAARELGELFDVGREVEIYESGYDLVEKLRFYQARPRQAESLALAGHAALAARHLAGHRAEAFLSAMRDAPGRMADPGRARLAFHLALLGLVETGLFPHLAPEVEACLSRRADDPRAAGGLLRLWRLAGRSAPIVEMCKAVAARGQAGPGLAVDPRLAATASLAALLAGGLPLARVLLESFWPESRAPGSRGRPLKTSRDICLFCAGRLREAGDVLRRGFVFDAARHIPQTAVEVLILAHALCPEDLAVIRSLEASLSPYRGVEQVRLGLLSTLSLHDRANWRLALKLALVNFRMFRVDQGGEELALARDLARQAGEERRFSAMRRQLMPWLAPPGEKGRG from the coding sequence ATGAGCCCCTCCCGGCCCCTGCGCATCTGCCTGGTGGACGGCCCCTTGGGGCCGCATCTGACGCGGCTTGGCCACGAGGTGCTGGAGCTCCGGCCAGCCCAGGGCGTCCACGACATCGCGGCCCTCCTGGCCAGGCACGCCTTTGTCCCGGATATCCTCCTGCATACCGAACAACTCGGCCGCCGGGTGATCCTGCGCGGGGTTGAGAACCTGCCCTGCCAGACGGCCCTGTGGTCCGTGGACACCCACGTCAACGCCCACTGGCAGGTCCGCTACGGCGAGCTGTTCGACGCGGTCTTCACCACCCAGCGGGATATGGCCTCCCTGTTTTCCCGAAACGGCGCGCCCGCGGCCTTCTGGTTGCCCTGGTTCGGGGTGAAACGGCCCTTCGCGCCCTTTGCCCGGCGGGGCCTGGATGTGGGGTTCGTGGGCCGGCTGGGTCCGGGCAGGCCGGTGCGCGGGCATTTCGTGGAGCTTTTGCGATCACGGTGCGCGGCGCGCATCGAATCGGAACTGCCGGCGCAACGGATGCTCGAGTTGTATGCCGACACCCGTCTGGCCCCCAACGAGGCCCTTTGGGGCGAGATCAATTTCCGCCTGTTCGAGACCGTCTCCGCCGGCTGCCTGTGTCTGACCCCGGCGGCACGGGAACTGGGGGAACTCTTCGACGTCGGCCGGGAGGTCGAGATCTACGAGTCGGGATACGATCTTGTGGAGAAGCTGCGTTTCTATCAGGCCCGGCCCCGGCAGGCCGAGTCCCTGGCCCTGGCCGGGCATGCGGCCCTGGCCGCCAGACATCTGGCCGGGCACCGTGCCGAGGCGTTTTTGTCCGCCATGCGGGACGCCCCGGGCCGGATGGCGGACCCCGGCCGCGCCCGACTGGCCTTTCATCTGGCCCTGCTCGGGCTTGTGGAGACCGGGCTTTTCCCGCATCTGGCCCCGGAGGTCGAGGCCTGCCTGTCCCGGCGGGCGGACGATCCCCGGGCCGCCGGGGGGCTGTTGCGCCTGTGGCGGCTTGCGGGACGAAGCGCGCCCATCGTGGAGATGTGCAAGGCCGTGGCGGCCAGGGGACAGGCCGGCCCGGGATTGGCCGTCGATCCGCGTCTGGCGGCCACGGCCAGCCTGGCCGCGCTGTTGGCCGGGGGGCTCCCCCTGGCCCGGGTCCTTCTCGAATCGTTCTGGCCGGAAAGCCGCGCCCCTGGTTCACGCGGCCGGCCTCTCAAGACCTCGCGCGACATCTGTCTGTTTTGCGCCGGACGGCTGCGCGAGGCCGGTGACGTCCTGCGCCGGGGATTCGTCTTCGACGCGGCGCGACACATCCCCCAGACGGCCGTGGAGGTCCTGATCCTGGCCCACGCCCTGTGCCCGGAGGATCTGGCCGTGATCCGGTCATTGGAGGCGTCTCTTTCGCCGTATCGGGGCGTGGAGCAGGTCCGACTCGGGCTTTTGTCCACCCTGTCCCTGCACGACCGCGCCAACTGGCGGCTGGCCCTGAAGCTGGCCCTGGTCAATTTCCGCATGTTCCGGGTGGACCAGGGCGGCGAGGAGTTGGCCCTGGCCCGCGACCTGGCCCGTCAGGCCGGGGAAGAGAGGCGGTTTTCGGCCATGCGCCGCCAGCTCATGCCCTGGCTTGCGCCGCCAGGGGAAAAGGGCCGGGGGTGA
- the tmcA gene encoding acidic tetraheme cytochrome c3 TmcA: protein MPRYLILFATLTALLCGINLAYSQGDMLVLSPEAFTAKRRPPARFPHDAHNEKAKIDDCGVCHHGGENGKRDPNVTSEGTPCADCHQVSAAPGRTPLLRAYHVQCMGCHMEKKAGPVTCGQCHETAAATETK from the coding sequence ATGCCCAGATACCTCATCCTCTTTGCCACACTGACGGCGCTTCTGTGCGGGATAAACCTGGCCTATTCCCAAGGGGATATGCTGGTGTTAAGTCCCGAGGCCTTCACCGCCAAACGGCGGCCTCCGGCCCGCTTTCCCCACGACGCCCACAACGAAAAGGCCAAGATCGACGATTGTGGCGTGTGCCACCACGGCGGGGAAAACGGCAAGCGCGATCCCAACGTCACCAGCGAGGGCACGCCCTGCGCCGACTGTCACCAAGTGTCCGCCGCGCCGGGGAGAACCCCGCTTCTGCGCGCCTATCACGTCCAGTGCATGGGCTGCCACATGGAGAAAAAGGCCGGCCCGGTGACCTGCGGCCAGTGCCACGAAACAGCCGCGGCAACCGAAACGAAGTAG
- the tmcB gene encoding electron transfer complex ferredoxin TmcB: MTTTTIADRRITDAGLEAGIARLTPDGIQKTINEVLAGEGGARLKTYVESCVRCGMCAKGCHYYVSHQDPSYAPVAKVRQTMWEILKHKGRVSPEFIHQCAQIAFTECNLCKRCMHYCPLGIDTGYIMAFVRRICHRLGVVPQYLQDTANSHSATMNQMWIKDDEWIDSLKWQEDEARDEIPTIRIPLEVEGADFMYSVIGPEPKFRTQLIYQAAVIFNEAGLNWTMPATPGWDNSNMAMYSGDLEIMGRVELAHFETAQRLRVKRIVMGECGHAFRAVYDMGNRWLGWHMHPMPVVHSIEFFWELLNSGKIQMAKKYPGPVTIHDPCNVIRGRGLMDKLREVAAAITEEVVEMHPNREHNFCCCAGGGVINCGPPFKNVRTSGNAIKAKQIRDTGVKTCIAPCHNCHGGLEDIIHKYELGVELKFLGDIIYECMEKKSAS, from the coding sequence ATGACAACCACCACCATTGCCGACAGGCGCATAACCGACGCCGGGCTCGAGGCCGGGATCGCCCGGCTGACCCCGGACGGCATCCAGAAAACCATCAACGAGGTCCTGGCCGGGGAAGGCGGGGCCAGGCTCAAGACCTATGTGGAGAGCTGCGTGCGCTGCGGCATGTGCGCCAAGGGCTGCCACTACTACGTATCCCACCAGGACCCCTCCTACGCCCCGGTGGCCAAGGTCCGCCAGACCATGTGGGAGATCCTCAAGCACAAGGGCCGGGTCAGCCCGGAATTCATCCACCAGTGCGCCCAGATTGCCTTCACCGAATGCAACCTGTGTAAGAGGTGCATGCACTACTGCCCGCTTGGCATCGACACCGGCTATATCATGGCCTTTGTCCGTCGCATCTGCCACAGGCTTGGGGTCGTTCCGCAGTATCTCCAGGATACGGCCAACAGTCACTCCGCCACCATGAACCAGATGTGGATCAAGGATGACGAGTGGATCGACAGCCTCAAGTGGCAGGAAGACGAGGCCAGGGACGAGATTCCCACCATCCGCATCCCCCTGGAGGTGGAAGGGGCCGATTTCATGTATTCGGTTATCGGACCGGAGCCGAAATTCAGGACCCAGCTCATCTATCAGGCGGCGGTCATCTTCAACGAGGCCGGCCTCAACTGGACCATGCCCGCCACCCCCGGCTGGGACAACAGCAACATGGCCATGTACTCCGGCGACCTGGAGATCATGGGCCGGGTGGAACTGGCCCATTTCGAGACGGCCCAGAGGCTTCGGGTCAAGCGCATCGTCATGGGCGAGTGCGGACACGCCTTCCGGGCCGTGTACGACATGGGCAACCGCTGGCTGGGCTGGCACATGCACCCCATGCCCGTGGTCCATTCCATCGAGTTCTTCTGGGAACTGTTAAACAGCGGCAAGATCCAGATGGCCAAGAAGTACCCCGGACCGGTGACCATTCACGACCCCTGCAACGTCATCCGCGGCCGGGGCCTCATGGACAAGCTGCGCGAAGTGGCGGCGGCCATCACCGAAGAGGTGGTGGAGATGCACCCCAACCGCGAGCACAACTTCTGCTGCTGCGCCGGCGGCGGGGTCATCAACTGCGGACCGCCCTTCAAGAACGTGCGGACCTCCGGCAACGCCATCAAGGCCAAGCAGATTCGGGACACCGGGGTCAAGACCTGCATCGCCCCCTGCCACAACTGCCACGGCGGGCTGGAAGACATCATCCACAAGTACGAACTTGGCGTAGAGCTCAAGTTCCTTGGCGACATCATCTACGAATGCATGGAAAAGAAGAGCGCGTCCTGA
- the tmcC gene encoding TmcC family electron transfer complex membrane anchor subunit, whose protein sequence is MLELYALAVGPLAWLAFGVFVIGSLARLFGMYALAKKKDAPYLTYMSWRFSLRSIARWLTPYATLGWRENPVLTAATFIFHICLFLIPIFLMSHIVLWDTFWGVDYAALPDALADWLTVAVILACLFFAWRRLSLPEVKFVTSTQDWVVLALVFCTFATGFLAYHQIGDSLTLTTLHILCGEAMLVAIPFTRLSHMLFGFFSRAYTGSEFGGVRRAKDW, encoded by the coding sequence ATGCTCGAACTCTACGCCCTGGCCGTGGGACCGCTGGCCTGGCTGGCTTTCGGCGTGTTCGTCATCGGCTCCCTGGCGCGTCTTTTCGGCATGTACGCCCTGGCCAAGAAAAAGGACGCGCCCTATCTGACCTACATGAGCTGGCGCTTTTCCCTGCGTTCCATCGCCCGCTGGCTCACTCCCTACGCCACGCTAGGTTGGAGGGAAAATCCGGTTCTGACGGCCGCCACCTTCATTTTCCACATCTGTCTGTTTCTGATTCCCATCTTCCTCATGTCCCACATCGTGTTGTGGGACACCTTCTGGGGCGTCGACTACGCCGCCCTGCCCGACGCCCTGGCCGACTGGCTGACCGTGGCGGTCATCCTGGCCTGCCTGTTCTTCGCCTGGCGGCGCTTGAGCCTGCCGGAGGTCAAATTCGTGACCTCGACCCAGGACTGGGTGGTCCTGGCCCTGGTCTTTTGCACCTTCGCCACGGGCTTTCTGGCCTACCACCAGATCGGCGACAGCCTGACCCTCACCACCCTGCACATCCTGTGCGGCGAGGCCATGCTCGTGGCCATCCCCTTCACCAGACTCAGCCACATGCTGTTCGGATTCTTCTCGCGGGCCTACACCGGCTCCGAGTTCGGCGGCGTGCGGCGGGCCAAGGACTGGTAA
- the tmcD gene encoding electron transfer complex subunit TmcD, producing the protein MQADAAWDWEPGARTVLDDATACAVPHEWVEEPEASPDGESLAAAVNLGDGRFTMCVNGQPWEQDFEKAWYPRFTPDGRLTALTMDDMVWTVSVDGEAWEETFDFAWGTVFSRTGGVIAANIQSEGRYGMVVDGTAWETLFDNANSFTISADGSATAAAVQVKPMAQADTETFLKGIFSIAINGTPWETNFVNCFDPVFDAQAKRLACTVRLTLHDYTVAVDGKAWAKTYGCAWGPLFHPTSGEVVAPVMLKGKWGLAGENGFVWNPVFSQCLHPVFSADGATLAAIVATSFGKFTVAINGNPWSMTFPVITDVRVSPDGRTVAAQASEDNTNFRILVNGQVWPETYDMVFGPVICAATGKVAARVEKGGRQAYLLDGKPFGETFERAFDPIFSPDGGKVLLRGISGGKYLRIVAPIAAFKG; encoded by the coding sequence ATGCAAGCCGATGCAGCCTGGGACTGGGAGCCCGGAGCGCGGACCGTGCTCGACGACGCGACGGCCTGTGCGGTTCCCCATGAATGGGTGGAGGAACCCGAGGCCTCCCCGGACGGGGAGAGCCTGGCCGCCGCCGTCAACCTCGGGGACGGCCGGTTCACCATGTGCGTCAATGGTCAGCCCTGGGAACAGGACTTTGAAAAAGCCTGGTATCCCAGATTTACCCCGGACGGCCGGCTGACGGCCCTGACCATGGACGACATGGTCTGGACAGTGTCCGTGGATGGCGAGGCCTGGGAGGAGACCTTCGACTTCGCCTGGGGCACCGTCTTTTCCCGGACCGGAGGGGTCATCGCGGCCAACATCCAAAGCGAGGGCCGCTACGGCATGGTCGTGGACGGGACCGCGTGGGAAACCCTGTTCGACAACGCCAACAGCTTCACCATTTCCGCCGACGGATCGGCCACGGCCGCCGCCGTCCAGGTCAAACCCATGGCCCAGGCGGACACGGAAACCTTCCTGAAGGGCATCTTCAGCATCGCCATAAACGGCACGCCCTGGGAGACCAACTTCGTCAACTGTTTCGACCCCGTCTTCGATGCCCAGGCCAAACGTCTGGCCTGCACCGTACGCCTGACGCTTCACGACTACACTGTGGCCGTGGACGGCAAGGCCTGGGCCAAGACCTACGGCTGCGCCTGGGGTCCGCTGTTTCATCCGACATCCGGCGAGGTGGTCGCCCCGGTCATGCTCAAGGGGAAATGGGGACTGGCCGGAGAAAACGGCTTCGTGTGGAACCCGGTCTTCTCCCAGTGTCTGCACCCGGTCTTTTCCGCCGACGGCGCGACCCTGGCGGCCATCGTGGCCACCTCCTTCGGCAAATTCACCGTGGCCATAAACGGCAACCCCTGGTCCATGACCTTCCCGGTGATCACGGACGTCCGCGTCTCCCCGGACGGGCGCACCGTGGCCGCCCAGGCCAGCGAGGACAACACCAACTTCCGCATCCTGGTCAACGGCCAGGTCTGGCCCGAAACATACGACATGGTCTTCGGGCCGGTGATCTGCGCGGCCACCGGAAAGGTCGCGGCCCGGGTGGAAAAGGGCGGCAGGCAGGCCTACCTGCTGGATGGCAAGCCCTTCGGAGAGACCTTCGAGCGGGCCTTTGACCCGATCTTCTCCCCCGACGGCGGCAAGGTGCTCCTGCGGGGAATAAGCGGCGGGAAATACCTGCGTATCGTGGCTCCGATAGCGGCATTCAAGGGATAG
- a CDS encoding iron-sulfur cluster assembly scaffold protein: protein MDDATSGPGQPAPDLPDPDDWVAALQSGIDAKAREYYGPEAFRRWKELPAMGRIPNAHGVGRVTGACGDTIEISLVLDAETIAAGAFFSDGCGASQVCASVALELALGKSVDEAYDVTGTDVLSVLKVFPQGEKHCAHLAAKALNEALNDAMRRPRP from the coding sequence ATGGACGACGCCACCTCCGGGCCGGGGCAGCCAGCCCCCGATCTCCCCGACCCCGACGACTGGGTCGCGGCTCTCCAGTCCGGCATCGACGCCAAGGCCCGGGAATACTATGGCCCCGAGGCCTTTCGGCGCTGGAAAGAGCTCCCGGCCATGGGCCGCATCCCCAACGCCCACGGCGTGGGCCGGGTGACCGGGGCCTGCGGCGACACCATCGAGATATCCCTGGTGCTTGACGCGGAAACCATCGCCGCCGGAGCCTTTTTCTCCGACGGGTGCGGGGCCAGCCAGGTCTGCGCCTCGGTGGCCCTGGAACTGGCCCTGGGAAAATCCGTGGACGAGGCCTACGACGTCACCGGGACGGATGTCTTGTCCGTCCTGAAGGTCTTCCCGCAGGGGGAGAAGCACTGCGCCCATCTCGCGGCCAAGGCCTTAAACGAGGCCCTCAACGACGCCATGCGCCGGCCGCGTCCGTGA
- a CDS encoding FmdB family zinc ribbon protein has protein sequence MPLFDFVCPACGGMFEELTRGDGSPPPCPACGNAETVRQPAAVSSLTGRERTALPGSTGHGCCGSRPSERGCRPGSCCGKA, from the coding sequence ATGCCCCTTTTCGACTTCGTCTGCCCGGCCTGCGGCGGGATGTTCGAGGAATTGACCCGGGGGGACGGTTCGCCGCCCCCCTGCCCGGCCTGCGGCAACGCCGAGACCGTGCGCCAACCGGCGGCCGTGTCCTCCCTGACCGGGAGGGAGCGGACGGCCCTGCCTGGCTCCACGGGCCACGGCTGTTGCGGCTCGCGCCCCTCGGAACGCGGCTGCCGTCCGGGAAGCTGCTGCGGCAAGGCCTGA
- a CDS encoding iron-sulfur cluster carrier protein MrpORP has translation MSDQACASCADKGKCDEDKRLNQALCRIKRKIVVLSGKGGVGKSTVAANLAAGLALEGKKVGLLDVDVHGPSIPRLLKLTGIQPGLEGDMMLPVEWNWNLKVMSLGFLLPDSDEAVIWRGPVKGGVIKQFLENVAWGDLDYLVVDCPPGTGDEPLSVMQLLGTKAQALIVTSPQAVALDDVRRSVTFCRRLDNPVLGIVENMSGFVCPDCGATHNIFSTGGGEVLAKDMGVPFLGRIPIDPSVASAGDAGEAFLAIKGQSPSALAFKDVVAKVMAMAPADQADAPAPAAPATDRPAPGGESSKLTVAVPTAGGTLCAHFGHCETFAVMDVDTATGTILATRHETPPPHEPGVIPAWIADLGVDVVIAGGMGQKARDLFEEKGVKVVVGAMAAAPEAIVADYLRGSLTTGPNTCDH, from the coding sequence ATGAGCGATCAAGCGTGCGCAAGCTGCGCGGACAAGGGCAAGTGCGACGAGGACAAACGTCTGAATCAGGCCCTGTGCCGCATCAAGCGGAAAATCGTGGTGCTCTCGGGCAAGGGCGGCGTGGGCAAAAGCACCGTGGCCGCCAACCTGGCCGCCGGACTGGCCCTGGAAGGCAAAAAGGTCGGGCTTTTGGACGTGGACGTGCACGGCCCGAGCATCCCCCGGCTGCTCAAGCTGACCGGCATCCAGCCGGGCCTCGAGGGCGACATGATGCTCCCTGTGGAATGGAACTGGAACCTCAAGGTCATGTCCCTGGGGTTTTTATTGCCTGACTCGGACGAGGCGGTCATCTGGCGCGGCCCGGTCAAGGGCGGGGTGATCAAGCAGTTCCTGGAGAACGTGGCCTGGGGCGACCTGGACTACCTGGTGGTGGACTGCCCCCCGGGAACCGGCGACGAGCCCCTTTCGGTCATGCAACTGCTTGGCACCAAAGCCCAGGCCCTGATCGTCACCTCCCCCCAGGCCGTGGCCCTGGACGACGTGCGCCGCTCGGTGACCTTCTGCCGCCGCCTGGACAACCCGGTCCTGGGCATCGTGGAGAACATGAGCGGCTTCGTCTGCCCGGACTGCGGGGCCACGCACAACATCTTCTCCACCGGCGGGGGCGAGGTCCTGGCGAAAGACATGGGCGTGCCCTTTCTGGGCCGCATCCCCATCGATCCCAGCGTGGCCAGTGCCGGCGACGCCGGGGAGGCCTTTTTGGCCATCAAGGGCCAAAGCCCCTCGGCCCTGGCCTTCAAGGACGTGGTGGCCAAGGTCATGGCCATGGCCCCGGCGGACCAGGCCGACGCGCCCGCTCCGGCGGCCCCGGCCACGGACCGGCCCGCGCCCGGCGGCGAAAGCTCCAAGCTTACCGTGGCCGTGCCCACGGCCGGCGGGACGCTGTGCGCCCACTTCGGGCACTGCGAGACCTTCGCGGTCATGGACGTGGACACGGCCACGGGGACGATTCTGGCCACCCGCCACGAGACCCCGCCGCCCCACGAGCCCGGAGTCATCCCGGCCTGGATCGCCGACCTCGGGGTGGACGTGGTCATCGCCGGGGGCATGGGGCAAAAGGCCCGGGACCTGTTCGAGGAAAAGGGGGTCAAGGTGGTTGTCGGGGCCATGGCCGCCGCGCCCGAGGCCATCGTGGCCGACTATCTGCGCGGCAGCCTCACGACCGGTCCCAACACCTGCGACCATTAA
- a CDS encoding NifB/NifX family molybdenum-iron cluster-binding protein, producing the protein MKIAITTEGKTLESRLDPRFGRAAGFLIHDLETGENAYAGNEQNLSLPQGAGIQSAQTVAGLGAGVVITGHVGPKAHAALQKGGIRIFLAQDLTVREAIEAYKAGTLAQADAPDKGGHW; encoded by the coding sequence GTGAAAATCGCCATCACCACCGAGGGCAAAACCCTCGAAAGCCGTCTGGACCCGCGCTTTGGCCGGGCGGCCGGATTCTTGATCCACGACCTGGAGACGGGCGAAAACGCCTATGCCGGAAACGAGCAGAACCTGTCCCTGCCCCAGGGCGCGGGCATCCAGTCGGCCCAGACCGTGGCCGGCCTGGGGGCGGGAGTGGTCATCACCGGACACGTGGGGCCCAAGGCCCATGCGGCCCTCCAAAAGGGCGGCATCCGCATCTTTCTGGCCCAGGACCTGACCGTGCGCGAGGCCATCGAGGCCTACAAGGCCGGGACGCTGGCCCAGGCCGACGCCCCGGACAAGGGCGGACATTGGTAG
- a CDS encoding NifB/NifX family molybdenum-iron cluster-binding protein: MNDTTPAVPHTSLVCLACFEDRLASLLETATSLRLYRVTESGAVFVGERFMPGEGLSGLPGALVRAGVDRLVCGGATCRCVEMFLAAGIRIEPWIAGRIEEVLVAIVENRVAALRAPGICPRRGGRGGPGPGRGPGRGPSGPDWPGMRQTGKTRRDS; the protein is encoded by the coding sequence ATGAACGATACCACGCCGGCCGTGCCCCATACCTCCCTGGTCTGCCTGGCCTGTTTTGAAGACCGGCTGGCGTCCCTGCTCGAAACCGCCACCAGCCTGCGCCTGTACCGGGTAACGGAAAGCGGGGCGGTTTTCGTGGGGGAACGCTTCATGCCCGGGGAGGGCCTGTCCGGACTGCCCGGGGCCCTGGTCAGGGCCGGGGTGGACCGTCTGGTGTGCGGCGGGGCCACCTGCCGGTGTGTGGAGATGTTTTTGGCCGCGGGCATCCGCATCGAACCCTGGATCGCCGGCCGGATTGAAGAGGTGCTGGTCGCCATCGTGGAAAACCGGGTAGCCGCCCTGCGCGCGCCGGGCATCTGCCCGCGCCGGGGGGGCCGGGGAGGCCCCGGCCCCGGACGCGGCCCCGGACGCGGCCCCTCGGGACCGGATTGGCCAGGCATGCGGCAAACGGGAAAAACAAGGAGAGATTCGTGA